In the Hordeum vulgare subsp. vulgare chromosome 7H, MorexV3_pseudomolecules_assembly, whole genome shotgun sequence genome, one interval contains:
- the LOC123407176 gene encoding GDSL esterase/lipase At5g45910-like: MARSSSPMARQLQLLLVVLCASWLALQAAAQKYNAVYSFGDSITDTGNLCTNGRPSAITFTQPPYGETYFGSPTCRCSDGRVIVDFLSTKYGLPFLPPSKSTSADFKKGANMAITGATAMDAPFFRSLGLSDKIWNNGPISFQLQWFQTITSSVCGSSCKSYLANSLFIFGEFGGNDYNAMLFGNYNTDQASTYAPQIVDTISAGVEKLVAMGATDVVVPGVLPIGCFPIYLTIYGTSSAADYDSLGCLKKFNDLSTYHNSLLQAKVSTLQAKYKSARIMYADFYAGVYDMVRSPSKYGFSSVFEACCGSGGGKYNYANSARCGMSGASACASPASHLSWDGIHLTEAAYKQITDGWLNGAFCHPAITH, encoded by the exons ATGGCGAGGTCGTCGTCGCCGATGGCGAGGCAGCTGCAGCTGCTGCTCGTGGTGCTGTGTGCGTCGTGGCTGGCCTTGCAGGCGGCGGCGCAGAAGTACAATGCGGTGTACAGCTTCGGCGACTCGATCACGGACACGGGCAACCTGTGCACCAACGGGCGGCCGTCGGCGATCACCTTCACGCAGCCGCCCTACGGCGAGACCTACTTCGGGAGCCCCACCTGCCGCTGCTCCGACGGCCGCGTCATCGTCGACTTCCTCAGCACCAAGTACGGCCTCCCCTTCCTGCCCCCCTCCAAGTCCACCTCCGCCGACTTCAAGAAGGGCGCCAACATGGCCATCACCGgcgccaccgccatggacgccccCTTCTTCCGCTCCCTCGGCCTCTCCGACAAGATCTGGAACAACGGGCCCATCAGCTTCCAGCTCCAGTGGTTCCAGACCATCACCTCCTCCGTCTGCGGCAGCA GCTGCAAGAGCTACCTGGCCAACTCGCTCTTCATCTTCGGGGAGTTCGGGGGGAACGACTACAACGCGATGCTGTTCGGCAACTACAACACGGACCAGGCGAGCACGTACGCGCCGCAGATCGTGGACACCATCTCCGCCGGCGTGGAGAAGCTGGTGGCGATGGGGGCGACGGACGTGGTGGTGCCGGGCGTGCTCCCCATCGGCTGCTTCCCCATCTACCTCACCATCTACGGCACCTCCAGCGCCGCCGACTACGACTCCCTCGGCTGCCTCAAGAAGTTCAACGACCTCTCCACGTACCACAACAGCCTGCTCCAGGCCAAGGTGTCCACCCTCCAGGCCAAGTACAAGTCGGCccgcatcatgtacgccgacttcTACGCCGGCGTCTACGACATGGTCCGGAGCCCCAGCAAATACG GTTTCAGCTCGGTGTTCGAGGCGTGCTGCGGGTCGGGGGGAGGCAAGTACAACTACGCCAACAGCGCGAGGTGCGGCATGTCCGGCGCCTCCGCATGCGCCAGCCCGGCGTCGCACCTCAGCTGGGACGGCATCCACCTCACCGAGGCCGCATACAAGCAGATCACCGACGGATGGCTCAACGGCGCCTTCTGCCACCCCGCCATCACCCACTAG
- the LOC123407177 gene encoding probable beta-1,3-galactosyltransferase 14, with protein MPSSPKVFSSSAAAASRRSSLRRLLSSPAVSAACLLFGLTGFLAAAVSLSRGPAEAPRGRCPDSSHPLSVSVAWDRRPGDAAGGATEFPAGHATGSRGRHKVMAFVGIFTGFGSVGRRRALRRTWLPSDRQGLLRLEEATGLAFRFVIGKSNDKSKMTALEREVEEYDDFVLLDLEEEYSRLPYKTLAFFKAAYALFDSDFYVKADDDIYLRPDRLSLLLAKERPHPQTYIGCMKKGPVFTDPKLKWYEPQSFLLGSEYFLHAYGPIYALSADVVASLVALRNNSFRMFNNEDVTIGSWMLAMNVNHENTHALCEPECTASSIAVWDIPKCSGLCHPEVKMLELHRRKECTGGPTEAAETETDDE; from the exons ATGCCCAGCTCGCCCAAGGTGTTCTCCTCCTCGGCGGCCGCAGCCTCGCGACGCTCCTCGctccgccgcctcctctcctcgccggccGTCTCCGCGGCCTGCCTCCTCTTCGGCCTCACCGGGTTCCTCGCCGCTGCCGTCTCCCTCTCCCGGGGGCCAGCCGAGGCCCCGCGCGGCCGCTGCCCGGACTCCTCCCACCCGCTCTCCGTCTCCGTCGCCTGGGACCGGCGCCCCGGGGATGCCGCGGGCGGCGCTACCGAGTTCCCGGCGGGCCACGCCACCGGATCGCGCGGCAGGCACAAGGTCATGGCCTTCGTCGGGATCTTCACCGGGTTCGGCTCCGTCGGCCGCCGCCGCGCGCTCAGGCGGACGTGGCTCCCCTCCGATCGGCAGGGCCTCCTTCG GTTGGAGGAAGCTACTGGTCTGGCATTCAGATTTGTGATCGGCAAAAGCAATGACAAGTCTAAGATGACAGCTCTTGAAAGAGAggttgaagaatatgatgattttGTGCTTTTAGATCTCGAGGAGGAGTATAGCAGGCTTCCATACAAAAC GTTAGCATTCTTTAAGGCTGCCTATGCGTTATTTGATTCTGATTTCTATGTTAAAGCTGACGATGACATTTACTTGAGACCAG ATAGACTCTCCTTGCTTTTGGCGAAGGAACGTCCACACCCACAAACATACATTGGATGCATGAAGAAGGGGCCTGTTTTCACTGATCCCAAATTGAAATG GTATGAGCCACAGTCCTTCCTACTTGGATCAGAATACTTCCTTCATGCATATGGGCCTATTTATGCTTTATCAGCTGATGTGGTGGCAAGCTTGGTTGCTCTGAGAAACAACAG TTTCCGAATGTTCAACAACGAGGACGTTACCATTGGATCCTGGATGCTTGCTATGAACGTCAACCACGAGAACACCCATGCCCTCTGCGAGCCCGAGTGCACGGCATCCTCGATTGCCGTCTGGGACATCCCAAAATGTTCAG GGCTATGCCACCCAGAGGTAAAGATGCTGGAGCTTCaccggcggaaagagtgcaccgGTGGTCCGACGGAGGCGGCCGAAACCGAAACCGATGACGAGTGA